The Vicia villosa cultivar HV-30 ecotype Madison, WI linkage group LG1, Vvil1.0, whole genome shotgun sequence genome includes a region encoding these proteins:
- the LOC131644343 gene encoding uncharacterized protein LOC131644343, whose product MYCTGCKLQPAQRKHLLRKLWQTSLEIEDYLRDQLSAKNTEVNYLKEHACDLDLKFKEMEDLRKEVFTLREELNISNSKQFSLIRELETKEAELELSALSVEKLDEPFSSMESQFEVETMKLDMMALEQDLFETKKVQDETLEENNRMSRLINELQGALHEAQDTIVYLNEENKEIKEKLDAANMNTRLFSQKVEDWLESKDRLQIKDQSRSKAEDTRYINFVICLMN is encoded by the exons ATGTATTGCACTGGTTGTAAACTTCAACCGGCGCAAAGGAAACATCTATTAAGAAAGTTGTGGCAAACTTCTCTCGAAATCGAAG aTTATCTTCGGGATCAACTCAGTGCAAAAAACACGGAAGTGAACTATCTAAAAGAGCATGCTTGCGATCTTGATTTGAAGTTCAAGGAGATGGAAGATTTACGAAAAGAAGTTTTCACCTTAAGGGAGGAACTGAATATCTCCAATTCAAAGCAATTTTCTTTGATTCGTGAGCTAGAGACTAAAGAAGCGGAGTTAGAGCTATCAGCATTGTCCGTGGAGAAACTGGATGAACCATTTTCATCCATGGAGTCTCAGTTTGAAGTTGAAACTATGAAGCTTGATATGATGGCCTTGGAACAGGATTTATTTGAGACCAAGAAAGTTCAGGATGAAACTCTAGAAGAAAATAATAGAATGAGTAGATTGATTAATGAGTTACAGGGTGCATTGCATGAAGCACAAGATACTATCGTCTatttgaatgaagaaaataaggaaaTTAAAGAGAAGCTTGACGCTGCCAACATGAATACTAGATTGTTTTCTCAAAAGGTTGAAGACTGGCTGGAAAGCAAGGACAGACTGCAAATCAAGGATCAGTCGAGAAGCAAAGCAGAGGACACAAGGTACATAAATTTTGTAATATGTTTgatgaattaa